A single genomic interval of Streptomyces sp. 1222.5 harbors:
- a CDS encoding alpha/beta fold hydrolase yields MPPFLAYEDKDPGVTNRVPLVLVHGHPFDRTMWHPQLAEFATGRRVIAPDLRGYGASPVTPGTVPLSRHAQDLADLLDLLRVDTFVLAGLSMGGQIAMECHARFGDRIRGLVLADTFPDAETPEGRRNRAATAERLLAEGMRGYADEVLEKMVAPYAHPDVKAHVHRMMAATPPEGAAAALRGRAARPDYRDLLTGVRVPALVVVGADDTYTPVSDAEAMHAALPDSVLHVVEGAAHLPNLERPEEFNRVLGDFLARLDG; encoded by the coding sequence ATGCCTCCCTTCCTCGCGTACGAGGACAAAGACCCCGGCGTGACGAACCGGGTACCCCTCGTCCTCGTCCACGGCCACCCCTTCGACCGCACGATGTGGCACCCGCAACTCGCGGAGTTCGCCACCGGCCGCCGGGTGATCGCCCCCGACCTGCGCGGCTACGGCGCCTCCCCGGTGACCCCCGGCACGGTCCCGCTCTCCCGCCACGCCCAGGACCTCGCCGACCTCCTGGACCTGCTGCGCGTGGACACCTTCGTCCTCGCCGGGCTGTCCATGGGCGGCCAGATCGCCATGGAGTGCCACGCCCGCTTCGGCGACCGGATCCGCGGCCTGGTCCTCGCCGACACCTTCCCCGACGCGGAGACCCCCGAGGGCAGGCGGAACCGCGCGGCGACGGCCGAGCGGCTGCTGGCCGAAGGCATGCGCGGCTACGCCGACGAGGTCCTGGAGAAGATGGTCGCGCCCTACGCGCACCCCGACGTCAAGGCCCATGTGCACCGCATGATGGCGGCCACCCCGCCCGAGGGTGCGGCGGCCGCCCTGCGCGGCCGCGCCGCACGCCCGGACTACCGGGACCTGCTGACCGGGGTGCGCGTGCCCGCGCTGGTCGTGGTCGGCGCCGACGACACCTACACCCCCGTCTCCGACGCCGAGGCCATGCACGCCGCCCTGCCCGACTCCGTCCTGCACGTCGTCGAGGGCGCCGCCCACCTGCCCAATCTGGAGCGGCCCGAGGAGTTCAACCGGGTCCTCGGGGACTTCCTGGCGCGCCTGGACGGGTGA
- a CDS encoding FUSC family protein, which yields MSREFPIGLTPPDWLVRNLQPQQAPVNRAAVARAALAMALPLAAGLAAGRPEYGALASMGALSGVIGDTADAYRMRILNIAVPQLFGAVGVTLGTLVYGHGWYAVAVVTAVALVSGMISTIGAVASVSGLLLLLNCVVGAGLPLPSPWWLAPVLMTGGGLLVLLLALLAWPLRSGVPERAAVADTYRTTAALLAASGTDRTEEYDEARRAVTQSLNQSYDLILARRARHHGRSPELTRMLAQLNAITPVIEAAPAAHLAGRPLPPETARALHHLAHAVETGHTGPTALALPVPTTETGRAVDHALRHAADVVAVPDVDPRGIDDRLGRPAALGIRAARAARNVVLSANSWRYGLRLALCIGIAQSLVSLVPVARSYWVALTITFVLKPDFGSVFSRALLRAVGTVAGLVVAAVVLAAVPEGWGDVAVMLVLAPLIPALTPRGYGYQTAAITPAILLLSDILNHQGTALLLPRLADSLLGCAIALVAGYLLWPESWHTRVGDRLADAVADTAAYVEGAFGTDTEPAARARMRRRLYRDLSVVRTEFQRALTEPPPTGRRAAAWWPLVVAVERIVDATTAARVRVRHGAAAPSTTEIAQVTLQLRELSKGVRNAETLVAVRTDLTGPAGSVLEPLRQEIAAARSIASPH from the coding sequence ATGTCCCGAGAGTTCCCGATCGGCCTCACCCCTCCCGACTGGCTGGTCCGGAACCTCCAACCCCAGCAGGCCCCCGTCAACCGCGCCGCCGTCGCCCGCGCCGCACTCGCCATGGCCCTCCCCCTGGCGGCCGGCCTCGCCGCCGGCCGCCCGGAGTACGGCGCCCTCGCCTCCATGGGCGCCCTGTCCGGCGTGATCGGCGACACCGCCGACGCCTACCGCATGCGCATCCTCAACATCGCCGTACCGCAGCTCTTCGGCGCGGTGGGCGTCACCCTGGGCACGCTGGTGTACGGGCACGGCTGGTACGCGGTGGCCGTCGTCACCGCGGTCGCCCTGGTGTCCGGCATGATCTCGACGATCGGCGCGGTCGCCTCGGTCTCCGGCCTGCTGCTCCTGCTGAACTGCGTGGTGGGCGCCGGCCTCCCGCTGCCCTCCCCCTGGTGGCTGGCCCCGGTCCTGATGACCGGCGGCGGCCTCCTGGTCCTGCTGCTCGCCCTGCTGGCCTGGCCATTGCGCTCGGGCGTGCCCGAACGGGCGGCGGTCGCCGACACCTACCGCACGACGGCGGCCCTCCTCGCCGCCTCCGGCACGGACCGCACCGAGGAGTACGACGAGGCCCGCCGCGCCGTCACCCAGTCCCTCAACCAGTCCTACGACCTGATCCTGGCCCGGCGCGCCCGCCATCACGGCCGCAGCCCCGAACTGACCCGGATGCTGGCCCAGTTGAACGCGATCACCCCGGTGATCGAGGCGGCTCCCGCGGCCCACCTGGCGGGCCGGCCCCTCCCGCCGGAGACCGCGCGGGCGCTGCACCACCTGGCCCACGCCGTCGAGACGGGCCACACCGGCCCGACAGCCCTCGCCCTCCCGGTCCCGACCACCGAGACCGGTCGGGCGGTGGACCACGCCCTGCGCCACGCGGCCGACGTCGTGGCCGTGCCCGACGTCGACCCCCGCGGCATCGACGACCGCCTCGGCCGCCCCGCTGCCCTAGGCATCCGCGCGGCCCGCGCCGCCCGCAACGTCGTCCTGTCGGCGAACTCCTGGCGCTACGGCCTGCGCCTCGCGCTGTGCATCGGCATCGCGCAGTCCCTCGTCTCCCTGGTCCCCGTCGCCCGCTCCTACTGGGTCGCCCTCACCATCACCTTCGTCCTCAAGCCGGACTTCGGCTCGGTCTTCTCCCGCGCCCTGCTGCGCGCCGTCGGCACGGTGGCCGGCCTGGTCGTCGCGGCGGTCGTCCTGGCGGCGGTGCCCGAGGGCTGGGGGGACGTCGCGGTCATGCTCGTCCTGGCGCCGCTGATCCCGGCGCTGACCCCGCGCGGTTACGGCTACCAGACGGCCGCCATCACCCCGGCGATCCTGCTGCTCTCCGACATCCTCAACCACCAGGGGACGGCCCTGCTGCTCCCTAGGCTCGCCGACTCGCTCCTCGGCTGCGCCATCGCGCTCGTCGCCGGCTACCTCCTGTGGCCGGAGAGCTGGCACACCCGCGTCGGCGACCGACTCGCGGACGCGGTCGCGGACACGGCGGCCTACGTGGAGGGGGCGTTCGGCACGGACACCGAGCCGGCCGCCCGGGCCCGGATGCGCCGCCGCCTCTACCGTGACCTGTCCGTCGTCCGCACCGAGTTCCAGCGGGCCCTGACCGAGCCCCCGCCGACCGGGCGGCGCGCCGCCGCGTGGTGGCCCCTGGTCGTCGCCGTCGAACGGATCGTGGACGCGACGACGGCGGCCCGCGTCCGCGTCCGGCACGGGGCCGCGGCGCCGTCCACGACCGAGATCGCCCAGGTCACCCTGCAACTGCGGGAGCTTTCGAAGGGCGTTCGGAACGCGGAGACACTGGTCGCCGTCCGCACGGATCTCACCGGCCCCGCCGGCAGTGTCCTGGAGCCTCTGCGGCAGGAAATCGCGGCGGCACGGTCGATCGCGTCCCCCCACTGA
- a CDS encoding amidohydrolase, with protein sequence MTTTAARAALDLTAGLPVADLEGLYRDLHRHPELSLHEHRTAGKLAGRLRGAGFETAEGVGGTGVVGRLRNGDGPTVLLRADMDALPVQEATGLPYASTAAGVMHACGHDLHVTWLTGAAEALAAGRDAWNGTLLVVGQPAEETGQGAARMVADGLYERFGRPDTLLGQHAAPGPAGLYPHVPGLIMSASTDVDIVVHGRGGHGSRPEATVDPVVTAAHLVTRLQTVVSREIAAGESAVLTVGRIEAGSRHNIIPAEARIALNLRTQSEPVRQRMLAAVRRIALGECLASGCPREPEVTVGSTFPMTVNDAGADAAVAAVHGEVFGAGTVFDPGPAMGSEDFPQLALGAIPYAYWFVTTTPAEVWEQAPGETLPEKLAAVPSNHSPHFAPDLSTVAPGVRTLVSGALAFLSVA encoded by the coding sequence GTGACCACGACCGCGGCCCGCGCCGCCCTCGACCTGACGGCCGGCCTCCCGGTGGCGGACCTGGAGGGCCTCTACCGCGATCTGCACCGTCACCCCGAGCTGTCCCTGCACGAGCACCGCACCGCCGGGAAGCTGGCCGGACGGCTGCGCGGCGCCGGGTTCGAGACCGCGGAGGGCGTCGGCGGCACCGGGGTCGTGGGCCGGCTGCGCAACGGGGACGGGCCGACGGTGCTGCTACGGGCCGACATGGACGCGCTGCCGGTGCAGGAGGCCACCGGGCTGCCGTACGCCTCCACCGCGGCCGGGGTGATGCACGCCTGCGGGCACGATCTGCACGTCACCTGGCTCACCGGGGCCGCCGAGGCGCTGGCCGCCGGGCGGGACGCCTGGAACGGCACCCTGCTGGTCGTCGGCCAGCCCGCGGAGGAGACCGGGCAGGGCGCGGCCCGGATGGTCGCCGACGGGCTGTACGAGCGGTTCGGCCGCCCGGACACGCTGCTCGGCCAGCACGCGGCGCCGGGACCGGCGGGCCTGTACCCGCACGTGCCGGGGCTGATCATGTCGGCGTCCACGGACGTGGACATCGTGGTGCACGGCCGTGGCGGCCACGGCTCCCGGCCGGAGGCGACCGTGGACCCGGTGGTGACCGCCGCGCACCTGGTCACCCGGCTCCAGACGGTGGTCTCCCGGGAGATCGCCGCGGGCGAGTCCGCCGTGCTGACCGTGGGCCGCATCGAGGCGGGCAGCCGGCACAACATCATTCCCGCCGAGGCGCGCATCGCGCTGAACCTGCGCACCCAGTCCGAGCCGGTCCGGCAGCGGATGCTGGCCGCCGTCCGGCGCATCGCGCTCGGCGAGTGCCTGGCGTCGGGCTGCCCCCGCGAGCCCGAGGTGACCGTCGGCAGCACCTTCCCGATGACCGTCAACGACGCCGGCGCCGACGCCGCGGTGGCCGCCGTGCACGGCGAGGTGTTCGGCGCGGGCACGGTGTTCGACCCGGGCCCGGCGATGGGCAGTGAGGACTTCCCGCAGCTGGCGCTCGGCGCGATCCCGTACGCGTACTGGTTCGTGACGACCACCCCGGCCGAGGTGTGGGAGCAGGCGCCCGGCGAGACACTGCCGGAGAAGCTGGCGGCGGTGCCGAGCAACCACAGCCCGCACTTCGCACCCGATCTGTCCACGGTCGCCCCCGGTGTCCGGACCCTGGTGTCGGGGGCGCTCGCTTTTTTGTCAGTGGCATGA
- a CDS encoding Ig-like domain repeat protein: protein MRTLTAATTLAVLFSSAALTATPAFADTSRILPVKSTGDVVADGTHKKVFVSDPDNGKIVVTDWTGTVVQQLTSLPGVTDLELSADSNTVYAAVPKSGAIVAFDTATGAETARWSVGPNPVSLTLTDDKLWFGYGTAESGGNIGSIDLADPEHKVSLALDAQSPWFSAPMVDGAQGVLVAGMAVQSPAELAVYDTSSGTLTRTAHTDVEGGNMRELAVTPDGKDVVVASGSPYYQAVYRTSDLTADGQYPTNAYPNAVDIAPDGSVAAGIDGAYEPDVYVFKPGSHTSVREYDFPSTTTGGNADLLADGSLAWAPDGSRLFAVSHNYEGVHRLRVLDAPTKAATTVKVDAPTSATRAKKLTVKGKVTARAAFPAGTKLTVTRTDLDSPKGKTLPSVTAKADGTFSFTDTPPAGGKVKYTVAYAGDADHAAGSGSDSVDVSRARTTLTVNNDGKVYSYGKDVKFTAHLGKTYKNRTVEIWADPFGGDKPNKRVKSGKVDSHGNLSVTLDLKRDTKVTAKFAGDSRYRSASATGTVGAKVSVSTSVSNHYKAKYTWNHTYYFFHKSKNPLITTKMSYYKGRKQKFEFEVYYQGKWYPGEPDYFAVRADGVSRVQITGNHGQDVGWRFRVRSSYINGSSGDTVNSTTHGAWKYFTFTG from the coding sequence ATGCGCACCCTCACCGCCGCCACCACCCTGGCGGTCCTCTTCAGCTCGGCGGCCCTGACCGCCACTCCGGCCTTCGCCGACACCAGCAGGATCCTGCCGGTCAAGTCGACCGGCGACGTCGTGGCCGACGGGACCCACAAGAAGGTCTTCGTCAGCGACCCGGACAACGGCAAGATCGTCGTCACCGACTGGACCGGCACGGTCGTCCAGCAGCTGACCTCGCTGCCGGGGGTCACCGACCTCGAACTGTCGGCCGACTCGAACACCGTGTACGCGGCCGTGCCCAAGAGCGGCGCGATCGTCGCCTTCGACACGGCCACCGGGGCCGAGACCGCCCGCTGGTCCGTGGGCCCCAACCCCGTCTCCCTGACGCTGACGGACGACAAGCTGTGGTTCGGCTACGGCACCGCCGAGTCGGGCGGCAACATCGGCTCGATCGATCTCGCCGACCCCGAGCACAAGGTGTCCCTGGCGCTGGACGCGCAGAGCCCGTGGTTCTCCGCACCGATGGTGGACGGTGCCCAGGGCGTGCTCGTCGCGGGCATGGCCGTGCAGAGCCCGGCCGAACTGGCCGTGTACGACACCTCGTCCGGCACCCTCACCCGCACCGCCCACACCGACGTGGAGGGCGGCAACATGCGGGAGCTGGCCGTCACGCCCGACGGCAAGGACGTCGTGGTGGCCAGCGGCTCGCCCTACTACCAGGCCGTCTACCGGACCTCGGACCTGACGGCCGACGGCCAGTACCCGACCAACGCCTACCCGAACGCGGTGGACATCGCCCCGGACGGCTCGGTCGCGGCGGGCATCGACGGCGCGTACGAGCCCGACGTGTACGTCTTCAAGCCGGGCTCGCACACCTCGGTGCGCGAGTACGACTTCCCGTCCACCACCACGGGCGGCAACGCCGACCTGCTCGCCGACGGCTCCCTCGCCTGGGCGCCCGACGGCTCCCGCCTGTTCGCGGTGTCGCACAACTACGAGGGCGTCCACCGCCTGCGCGTCCTCGACGCGCCCACCAAGGCGGCCACGACCGTCAAGGTCGACGCCCCCACCAGCGCCACCCGCGCCAAGAAGCTCACCGTCAAGGGCAAGGTGACCGCCAGGGCCGCCTTCCCGGCCGGGACGAAGCTGACCGTCACCCGTACCGACCTGGACTCCCCGAAGGGCAAGACGCTTCCCTCGGTCACCGCCAAGGCGGACGGCACCTTCTCCTTCACCGACACCCCGCCGGCCGGCGGCAAGGTGAAGTACACGGTGGCCTACGCGGGCGACGCCGACCACGCGGCGGGCTCCGGCTCCGACTCCGTGGACGTCTCGCGCGCCAGGACGACCCTCACGGTGAACAACGACGGCAAGGTCTACTCGTACGGCAAGGACGTCAAGTTCACGGCCCACCTCGGGAAGACCTACAAGAACCGCACGGTGGAGATCTGGGCCGACCCGTTCGGCGGCGACAAGCCGAACAAGCGGGTGAAGTCCGGCAAGGTCGACTCGCACGGCAACCTGTCGGTCACCCTGGACCTGAAGCGGGACACCAAGGTCACCGCGAAGTTCGCCGGCGACTCCCGGTACAGGTCCGCCTCGGCGACCGGCACGGTCGGCGCCAAGGTGAGCGTGTCCACCTCGGTGAGCAACCACTACAAGGCGAAGTACACGTGGAACCACACGTACTACTTCTTCCACAAGTCCAAGAACCCGCTGATCACGACGAAGATGTCGTACTACAAGGGCCGCAAGCAGAAGTTCGAGTTCGAGGTGTACTACCAGGGCAAGTGGTACCCGGGCGAGCCGGACTACTTCGCGGTGCGCGCCGACGGGGTCTCCCGGGTGCAGATCACCGGAAACCACGGCCAGGACGTCGGCTGGCGCTTCCGGGTCCGCTCGTCGTACATCAACGGCTCCTCCGGTGACACCGTGAACTCCACGACGCACGGCGCCTGGAAGTACTTCACCTTCACCGGCTGA
- a CDS encoding PLP-dependent aminotransferase family protein, producing the protein MDDYRRIADRIAEEIAGGRLRPGQRLPPQRAFARRHGMAPSTAGRVYAELVRRGLVVGEVGRGTFVRATEPDGQPGRALAEAAGAAPVNLELNYPGAEGRTELLAAALAPLLRPDALEQALRPAAAAGTPAAREAVASLLAQAGLRSAAARILFTGNARQAIAATLASLVRPGGRVGVEALTYPLVKDIAGRLGITLVPLATDAEGPLPESVATAHRGAPLSALYLQPTLHNPTSLTTSPGRLAQLADTVHRLGIPVVEDRIWSFLHPGGATPLASLAPDLVHLVDGLSKRVAPGLTVGFVVVPEGRAGAVARAVRSGGWSAGGFALEAAVRWIADGTVDRLVAARRQDARRRQRLVARELAGFAVRSDPAAYFAWWELPAPWRADTFTAAALAHGIAVTPGTAFSVDPGRTPDAVRLGLASASEPELTRALATLAGVARRGPEGGTG; encoded by the coding sequence GTGGACGACTACCGGCGCATCGCCGACCGGATCGCCGAGGAGATCGCCGGTGGACGGCTGCGGCCCGGCCAACGGCTGCCGCCGCAGCGCGCGTTCGCCCGGCGGCACGGGATGGCGCCCTCCACGGCGGGGCGGGTGTACGCCGAACTCGTGCGCCGGGGACTGGTGGTGGGCGAGGTGGGCCGCGGCACGTTCGTGCGGGCCACTGAGCCGGACGGCCAGCCGGGACGTGCTCTGGCCGAGGCGGCCGGTGCCGCGCCCGTGAACCTGGAGCTCAACTACCCGGGCGCCGAGGGCCGGACGGAGCTGCTGGCCGCGGCCCTCGCGCCGCTGCTGCGGCCGGACGCGCTGGAGCAGGCGCTGCGGCCGGCCGCCGCCGCGGGCACCCCGGCGGCCCGCGAGGCGGTGGCCTCCCTGCTCGCCCAGGCGGGTCTGCGGTCGGCGGCCGCGCGGATCCTGTTCACCGGCAACGCCCGGCAGGCGATCGCCGCGACCCTCGCCTCGCTGGTGCGGCCGGGCGGTCGGGTGGGGGTGGAGGCGCTGACGTATCCGCTGGTCAAGGACATCGCGGGGCGGCTGGGCATCACTCTCGTGCCGCTCGCCACGGACGCGGAGGGACCGCTGCCCGAGTCCGTCGCGACGGCCCACCGCGGCGCCCCGCTGTCCGCGCTCTACCTCCAGCCGACCCTGCACAACCCGACCTCGCTGACCACGAGCCCCGGACGGCTCGCCCAACTGGCCGACACCGTCCACAGGTTGGGGATACCGGTGGTCGAGGACCGGATCTGGTCCTTCCTGCATCCGGGCGGCGCGACCCCGCTCGCCTCGCTCGCGCCGGATCTCGTCCATCTCGTCGACGGGCTGTCCAAGCGGGTCGCACCGGGGCTGACCGTCGGCTTCGTCGTCGTACCCGAGGGGCGCGCCGGGGCGGTGGCGCGTGCCGTGCGGTCCGGCGGGTGGAGCGCGGGCGGGTTCGCGCTGGAGGCGGCCGTGCGGTGGATCGCGGACGGGACCGTGGACCGACTGGTGGCGGCCAGGCGACAGGACGCCCGGCGCCGGCAGCGACTGGTCGCCCGGGAGCTGGCCGGGTTCGCCGTCCGGTCCGATCCGGCGGCCTATTTCGCCTGGTGGGAGCTGCCCGCCCCGTGGCGGGCGGACACGTTCACGGCCGCCGCGCTGGCCCACGGGATCGCCGTCACGCCCGGTACGGCGTTCTCGGTCGACCCCGGCCGTACGCCGGACGCGGTCAGACTCGGGCTCGCGTCGGCGTCCGAGCCGGAGCTGACGCGGGCGCTGGCGACTCTGGCCGGCGTCGCGCGGCGCGGGCCGGAGGGAGGTACCGGGTGA
- a CDS encoding endonuclease/exonuclease/phosphatase family protein has translation MTRRPGRRPGAWCAGLLLAGVSAVVGCRVADTDGVTPVPQLLAFLPWLLLPTGFALLCALLARWWTGLVWGIAVLGLFAWYLEPYGRTAEPAGPPLAAFRVLTSNVEFGRGTPALVPVIRDRRPDVVFVQECAYRCQATLEAAFADTYPHRRAVRAAGSHGSLILSRFPLTPAAGVEGTMGMPGAVADVRGHAVRLQLAHPMPPLPRQLGRWRGELGGLRAFAATGKDIPTVLAGDFNASQDHAAFRRILDTGLGDAARLDGHDRTPSWPSRTASVIGAQIDHVLVSRDFAATGARFLRVTGTDHRALVVDLTLHQGR, from the coding sequence GTGACCCGACGCCCCGGACGCAGGCCCGGCGCCTGGTGCGCCGGACTGCTGCTGGCCGGCGTGAGCGCGGTCGTCGGCTGCCGCGTGGCCGACACGGACGGCGTCACGCCCGTGCCCCAGCTCCTCGCCTTCCTGCCCTGGCTGCTGCTGCCCACCGGCTTCGCCCTGCTCTGCGCGCTGCTCGCGCGCTGGTGGACGGGCCTGGTCTGGGGGATCGCCGTCCTCGGCCTGTTCGCCTGGTACCTGGAGCCGTACGGCCGCACCGCCGAACCCGCCGGACCGCCCCTCGCCGCGTTCCGCGTGCTCACCTCGAACGTCGAGTTCGGGCGCGGCACCCCCGCGCTCGTCCCGGTCATCCGCGACCGGCGGCCGGACGTGGTGTTCGTGCAGGAGTGCGCGTACCGGTGCCAGGCCACGCTGGAGGCCGCATTCGCGGACACCTACCCGCACCGGCGGGCGGTGCGCGCGGCCGGCTCCCACGGCTCGCTGATCCTCAGCCGCTTCCCGCTCACCCCGGCCGCCGGCGTCGAGGGCACCATGGGCATGCCCGGCGCCGTCGCCGACGTGCGCGGTCACGCCGTACGCCTCCAGCTCGCCCACCCCATGCCCCCGCTGCCGCGGCAGCTCGGCCGGTGGCGCGGCGAACTCGGCGGGCTCCGCGCCTTCGCGGCCACCGGCAAGGACATCCCCACCGTCCTCGCCGGCGACTTCAACGCCTCCCAGGACCACGCGGCCTTCCGCCGCATCCTGGACACCGGCCTGGGCGACGCGGCCCGCCTCGACGGCCACGACCGCACACCCAGCTGGCCCTCGCGCACCGCCTCCGTCATCGGCGCCCAGATCGACCACGTCCTGGTCTCCCGGGACTTCGCCGCGACCGGCGCCCGCTTCCTGCGCGTCACCGGCACCGACCACCGCGCCCTCGTCGTCGATCTCACGCTCCACCAGGGCCGATGA
- a CDS encoding PP2C family protein-serine/threonine phosphatase — MEYGRRRRQLLRVRGRSIAWVVPLLLLIGIVLLDFNTVEQFRIISWIVLVPGIAAAICGVWTTAAFSLVSVVTYVGVDDAWPDQYKAGLADFLLVALGGLLATLASAVRVRREKQILHIQDIAETTRRTVLRPLPSRWAGLEHAGVYLAADVDARVGGDFYDIQPGPHGTRVLVGDVQGKGLGAVETAAALLGTFREAGYYEQDLTAVAARLENRMVRHRSHTAALGRGDRDRFATAVLIGFHDDVRDAVEVVNFGHEPPLAVGPRGVRELPSGDGVPLGLGDLTGRLPPLHRVPLAADETLLLVTDGVTEARDEPGLFYPLAREVDRAVTADPRRAEPGRLVRKVRDGVLRHSRGRLADDTTVFAVRRLPEPVGEAPERGRSPT; from the coding sequence ATGGAGTACGGACGGCGGCGGCGCCAGCTGCTGCGGGTACGCGGCCGGAGCATCGCCTGGGTGGTGCCGCTGCTGCTGCTCATCGGCATCGTGCTTCTCGACTTCAACACGGTCGAACAGTTCCGGATCATCTCCTGGATCGTCCTGGTTCCCGGCATCGCCGCCGCGATCTGCGGGGTGTGGACGACGGCCGCCTTCAGCCTGGTGTCGGTCGTGACGTACGTCGGCGTCGACGACGCCTGGCCCGACCAGTACAAGGCCGGTCTCGCCGACTTCCTGCTGGTCGCCCTCGGCGGCCTGCTGGCCACCCTCGCCAGCGCGGTGCGGGTGCGCCGCGAGAAGCAGATCCTGCACATCCAGGACATCGCCGAGACCACCCGCCGCACCGTGCTGCGCCCGCTGCCGTCACGCTGGGCCGGCCTGGAGCACGCGGGCGTCTACCTGGCCGCCGACGTCGACGCGCGCGTCGGCGGCGACTTCTACGACATCCAGCCCGGCCCGCACGGCACCCGGGTCCTCGTCGGTGACGTGCAGGGCAAGGGCCTCGGCGCGGTGGAGACCGCCGCCGCGCTGCTCGGCACCTTCCGCGAGGCCGGCTACTACGAGCAGGACCTCACCGCCGTCGCCGCCCGGCTGGAGAACCGGATGGTCCGGCACCGCTCCCACACCGCCGCGCTCGGCCGCGGCGACCGCGACCGCTTCGCCACGGCCGTGCTGATCGGCTTCCACGACGACGTCCGGGACGCGGTCGAGGTCGTCAACTTCGGCCACGAACCCCCGCTCGCCGTCGGCCCGCGCGGGGTCCGGGAGCTGCCCAGCGGTGACGGGGTCCCGCTCGGCCTCGGCGACCTCACGGGCCGTCTGCCGCCGCTGCACCGGGTGCCGCTCGCCGCCGACGAGACCCTGCTGCTGGTCACCGACGGGGTGACCGAGGCCCGCGACGAACCCGGCCTCTTCTATCCGCTGGCCCGCGAGGTCGACCGCGCGGTGACCGCCGACCCGCGCCGCGCCGAACCCGGGCGCCTGGTCCGCAAGGTCCGCGACGGGGTGCTGCGGCACAGCCGCGGCCGACTGGCGGACGACACCACGGTGTTCGCGGTGCGGCGGCTGCCGGAACCGGTGGGGGAAGCCCCCGAACGGGGACGTTCACCGACCTGA